TTGAATTCTATCTGCACTAAAATTGATTGATGTCTTGACCTAatgttgaaaaatatttatcataGAATGGATGCTATATATAGCTAGTAGATTCAAATTTTAtcatatctataaaaaataaataaaaatatcacggaatataattttttaataacaacCAATAGTTGCAAGTCAAATTGGAATGCAAGCAAgacaaaacataatttttgtgGGGATTGAcaatatataaaagtatatatttgagCTGTATCGTAACAAGTCAATCTTGCATGTGAATTCGACGTTGGAACCCAGTGGTGGGATGCTGGAATTTGGTTTATAATTGAGCAAATAATCGAGCGAGTCAAGTCAACAGAGTCATGTTATGCCAAACCAGTTGCTTCTCAAGAACTCCTTTCTACAAGTCAACACAGCCATGTTATGCAAAACAAGTTGCTTCTCAAGAACTCCTTTCGACTCACTCTGTTATTAGATTGTTCACACAAGTCCCTTGAACCCAAGTAGCTATTAGAATaatggtttcatttttttttaatagcttaaTCTTTTGGGTTAAGAGGTAAATTTTTCCTGGTACCCAATgaatcccaaaaacttaaaacacaatttaACAATAACAAGTTAGGGATCAGTACGTTAAACTGAATTGACGTGCACAAGGATTAcctaagaaaaagaagatagcAAAACAATCAGAGAGACTTCATTGAAGAAACAAAGTTCATCAGCTACTAGCTGcaacacaaaattgaaaattcaacaAGGAAACAAACTTTTAAGGCCTGAAAGGTTGAAACACCTCCAGAAACACAAAGTAAAATACAAAACGAAAATTTTTTAAGACCATAATTTGAACTTGCCGATCATGGGGGAATGGACGAAGTTGCCTCAGGTAATCGCTTGCTAATCTTTGTTATTATCAATTTTCTGGGGTCTCTGGTATCATGGCAAAAGAGGATCATCATCATTAAGACGGTGGAAACAAGCATGGGAATTGGACCAAAAAACCATACCAGAAAATTTAGAGCAAAATAGAGTGCTCTAAGCCCAAGTAGCCAGAATTCACCAGCCCTTTTAACTTCCTTGACCACATCTTCAACATTATCATGGTCCTTGAATGGGTTGCTCATCAGATAGCTTGAAAAAGTAAGATGCTTTACTGATTGAACAAAGCATGAAAAGGCCAGGAGGAAGCAGGTTAGGAGGCTTATGCATTTGATGCTAATGGTGAACTGACTTGTATCTCCATAGATGAAGTCGGTTTGGAATTGGAATAAGTTTTTCGAAGAGTATGCAGTCCAAGCTCCAATGAGAGTGCAAAGAGTTAAAGAGATTATTGCTAACTGAGTTGCTGCAGCTATGTTTGATCCAGTAACGCTTATAGCTACAGAAACATCGCTTGTAGTTGTAGTACTCTGCAAGTCCAAGTAAAAGGTAAGAAACTCTGCCTAATCAAATATGATTAGCAAAGAAAGGTAGAAGAAGAGAGTGATACTAGccttcataatattttcaacccatacttttttcttttggttctcaAAACCCAATTCTGTTGTCTTGGGATGATTATGATACATGTAGAGGTGGAAGAGATTGTAAGCGAACATAATCAACAAGCTACCTGAAACCAATACCAAATCAAAGTACTGCTTTTGGAAAGCCATGATGTTCTTCCCCTCTCAGCTCAGTACTAGTGACACCGAAGAAGTTTAAGCCATGAtgttcttgaatttctttttataaCTTCTTAGCAAAGAAGATTCCATGAAATTTCGGATTTTGCTTGAGGAGCCATTGATTTTTAATACAGTTGTAAAGAAAACaatggaaatttttatttttatttcaagtgAAAGTAGTTGAGAGACATAGCTTATTgatatatacaaatattaatatttaatgcAGACACTCCAAGGAGGGTTTCTCAAATGCTATTCTAAGTCCAAATATTCTGTTTCACTTTTTCTGCTCTTctatatatttcataaataaaaacatgccatatgtccatctattttattaaatgctaaatttatgcattttattatttcaattacctaaaataaataaaaaataaaaacctatcATATTCCCATTGCCCCACCACCATCTTTGCCGGCAGCCAAGAGATAAGAGATAAGTTCAATCTCTTCTAAAGAATTACACATAAATATAGTAATGTGTCAGAGTAATTCTTTTATCACTGTTCTATTTTGAATCCTTTTACTTCCTCCTTGGCCTATAACAATATGAACCAGTACCTTGGGTTTGAAACAGTCCTATTATGATCTCCATGGCTCACATGCGAAGATCAGGTAATCTCCACGAACTATTAATTGCAACCATCTACAATAACCTTGACCCAAATTGGTGCAACCAAACAACACCATGGGTGGCCACTGTATCAAGGCCATATATTTTTGGTTGGAAAACTTGTTTTGCTCTAGTTGCcatctgttaggttctaaatatttaggattaaatgtttagtTTCTAAATTTATGTATGTTGGCAAGCCGAGAACAAAATGatggttaaatacatgtttgtatcgcatacagaacatacgcagcagaaaattaatagatctacttcattcccaattgttaacatgtactatgcaaatttcaaaattcaagaacaagagagcgtaccttggtgcggtgaaattcaaaacaaaggatCAGAAGTActcaggaacacttttaatcttcactccaattccactttacatccaagaagtgtggtctctcaatcagttttcaaaagggagaataagaaagtgtctcacactcacatacacaccattttacaatgatgtcacactcttatacaaaattttgtatgtttctccttttgtatctaactgattatttaaGTGGGCTAACTTTTTGgatctttccaattgggctttagtgtgtggctcggagtgggaccaaaagggaccaataagacactagctccaatttgctttgggtttttctgtcaacttttgacaagtccaaagttatcattaactatatttaataccactatataaatatagttgcactctatgccttatttataaattagatatcaagactttattatacatgcaattcattcataaaatatttgtagtaatacaaagtcatgaatgtagactgtcactttgtaaattactacattttaattcttgagtacctggtttaatcctctatgttattcatcatatatttatgaaattggttaggcctaacactctaaataaccaaacccattaaacttatctcaatggaatattttgtatctctgttaagagattatgaattccatcttgagaatatatgtttcatcaacactaaatgtggttgcccaacatactgatgttttgatcgtgtatttagatctcactcctgatatatcaaagcaacctacatttcaacataccaactagaagtctttgcttccatgatcaagacgaatcatcttagttgatatgttatagtcttcgtagatgaaatgcccaattttatcattgactacgaactataattctgagtttacaaagaacttgtaatttatgtCTTCtatgatttttcacataaatcatatactatgcatctcatagactatatgataatgtccaatattcatgttaccattattttagattataataaaacaactttattaattacaacattaagtgaaacataatgtcatacatagcatcatacaataggatttaagggcatacaTCATAACacaaaaacatgtctagatTAGGTGTTAGACATTGTACAagattgttcaagtcaagattcaagaactgTCAAACTGCAGAAAGAAGAAGTAAGTTTCTGTGAAACTCGACCGATCAAAAGAAAGGTTCGACTAATCGAAAGTCGTATTTTGTAGAATTTAAATTAGGCCCAAAGCCCGCAAAAACGTTTAAGGTTTCACTCCAACATCactaggtataaaaggaaaatccTAATTACGTTTTAGAAGTTCTTGGAAATCTTGTGAGTTACTCTTGTGAGATTTGTGAGGTTTCTGTAACCTTCTAACTCTACAAGTTTCTACCCGAACGAGATCTTCAATCAAGAATTGGTGATTGATGGTGATCTGAAACTTTTGAGTGGGATTTCAAAGTCACAAACGTGGGAGTTTGTGTTTAGCAAATTCAGATAGAAGAGTTCGTGGAGTCGGAGctgcacgtggtcgtgttagtaagttctACAAGAGGTAGCTTTAGATTTTAGGGAGAAAATCTATCGTAAACTTTCATTCTATCACAGTGAATTAGTATACCtaaggatagttaggttaaatcctccccaagtttttttatcttgaaattgttggttttattggtttttctaAGTCATCATATTgctatcttatttatttttccgcacTAAGTAATATGGTTGCATGAGTTTAacttagatctgaataattaatctaagtaattacttggctaattaattagattaaacaaATCTAGTTtgtaggggtctaaacaaaataaacaccATCTTCTTTGTGGGTTTGGGAGGGACGAAAATGGAAGAGTGATGAGTTTTATCGGAGGCGTTAGGCTTAGTGATGGTGGTTGGCTGTGACCACAGTGGCTTTTGATGAAGGTGGTGGTGAGGCAGTGGGAATATaatgggttatttatttattttaggaaattgaaataatagaagatataaatttaacatttaataaaatagatggacatgtagtatgtttttatttgtggagtatatagtgTGTCGAGGGTTCTTTTTACGTTTCTTGTACCTTAGACACGCATCTTGATGTTATTGGTCAACGCTTAATCTAGGCTTTTCTAAGAAGAAAGTTGGGTTTGGCGCTTTGTGAAATGGGCTCCAAACTACCATTCTGCCGCTGTCAGATTGTGCGCAAATGTTAAGTCCAAAGTCCAAGGGAAGACGCTGCAAAATGGGCTTCTCCTCTGTTTCTGCCGCAGAAAGAACTATTCTCCAATTTCTGCCATAGGACTGACTTTTTTGCTATGTGGTAAAACTTTCTACTGTGCAGTAAAACCTTCTGCTGTGCaataaagtgtttgtggggtgcgGGGGGTAAgggccagggttcaagtctccaggagggagtttcacacacatttacacttagattaggctagagtagaattctatcttgtatatatatatatatatatatatatatatatatatataaaactttctGCTGCACAGTAAAGCTTTTTGTTGTGTAGTAAAACCTTTTACTGTGCAGTAAAGCTTTCTAAACTCTTCTGCAACGTGAATGactattcttcatttttttttcttgcagaAATACTTTTTTACTTCTTgcacataaacaaatctaaaactcaaagaaaatacccatcaagcaaatgttagtttacatgggttagcatattctAAAATATAGACATacatatatgcatatatatacttatacatattcacatatacatatataaaatatattttgcagAACATGAGATAcaatgtatatgtatatatacttaTGGTAGGATAATGATTAGTTTGTGTCAAAAGTAAAACACGTGATAACAAAGATATAAGAAAGTTCAatagaaaaattttagttaGTATAATAGCTAACACAGTTTTAGGGGCGAAAAAGTTTTCCCTTCCGACAAATGAGATTTGTGTTGGGTTGGGGGCCTAAATTGAAACTCGACGATGGGCTCGAAGTGCGGCACAAAGACTATTGGTGAAGATCTGAAGAATTCACTTTATTTTATGCCTTGGGCTTAGGTTGAGACTGACAAGGGTGACCTATAAACAATTCCTACAGCAGATACGTCAGCGTGATTAAAAAGCATACTGCAAGAAATAGCCCAGCAGTAAAATATTTCTGCAGTAAAATATCCTAGCGGTGTACTGTCCTAGTAGTAAAGTAAGACAGAACataataaacctccaactgttagctatttttttttttttgataggaagacAAAACTTTTATTCATCATGGGAATGAGATACAATATCCTGAGCACATGCGTGTTCAATAATAATAGGACACTCCTCTAGCCATGCAACGTAGCTTTCTACACTTCTTGCATGTTGAGCCAATAGGTGTGCAGGAATATTTCGCTGCCTTTTGGTATGGGAAAAAGCATAGGTTCTAAAAGCTTGTACAAGATAGGACACCCTAGCTATGATATTTTGCTCTGATGTAGACATTTCACCCACTCCTTTAAGTGCATTGTATATGTTCATAGTGTCTCCCTTGAAAGTTACATCTCAGACCCCCACATCCAAGGCAAATTGGACCCCGACCTCCAATGCTTTGGCTTCAGTCTCCAACGTACCTAAGGGGTGAGCAAGCTTTTGGCTTAAAGCAGCTATCACTTCTCCTTTTGAGTCACGTATGACCACCCCGATCCCGCCTGCTTCTATTTGGAAAAAACTGCGCCATCTATATTGACTTTGTAGCTTCCCGGTTGTGGAGTACACCATTTAATCTCCTTTGTGGATGACGGTCTTGTGGTTTGTGGTGGCTCATTTGCTACTTGAAACTTATCCAAAATCCTTATAGAGCTTCTCACAATGGCTAATCCAGTTTGGCGCACCCCACCATGTCGAACCTCATTTCGGTGTTTCCATATTCCCCAGCATACCATAATAGTACGCTCTACCAAGCTTGGGCATACATTCGAGCACTTCTGTAATTTCCACATCACGTCTATGAATTTCCATGATGGGTCGATCTTAAAGGGAAAAATCAATTTACTGAACGACCATACCTCCTTTGCGCTATCACATAACTAGAAAATATGAACAGCCGACTCCGGAGCTTTCCCACATGACTGGCAAAGATTATCCTTGATGATGTTTCTCTTCCCTAGATTCTCCTTTGTGGCCAGAATGTCTTTGCAAGCTTTCCATGCAAAGTGCTTGATCTTATCTGGCACATGCATACTCCATAGATCTCTCCAAGCTTTTTTCAAGGTAGCAGGATCTAAGCTTTCAGGCGAATTCCCCCTAGTGGACATTTCTTGGGCCAGCCTATAAGCACTTTGCACCGAAAAATTCCTGTTTTTACTTGCTGCCCATATCAAATGATCCCTAGCACCATGTGCACTTAGGGGGATGCTTAAGATTGCATCCACATCCTGAGGGAGGAAACATCGGCGTATCAGGTGCTCCTTCCACTCCATTCTGTCACTATCAATTAGGTCACCGACCCGTGTCACTTGTAGATCAGCCCGCTCAGGTGTGACAACCCTATATGTGCTCGGGTTATGAAGCCACTTGTCCCTCCATACCTGAATCTATTCACCATCACCTACTTGCCATCGTACGCCTCGTTTGACCACTACCTGAGCTGACAATATACTTCTCCAAGCAAAAGATGGTTGGTTACCCAAAGTGGCCTCTAGGAAATTACACCTTGGGAAGTATTTGGCTTTGTAAACTCTACAAAACAGTAAGGATGCGTTCGTCTATAAGCGCCACCCCTGTTTCACCAATAGAGCCATGTTGAACAGTTTTAGGTCCCTAAAACTCATTCCACCTTTTTCTTTTGCCAGACACATCTTCTCCCAACTCATCTATGCTAGCTTCTTCTCCTCTTTCACTTGTCCCGACCAGAATTGTCTCACCATCCTGGTCAACTCGTCACATAGGGTGTTAGGGAGCTTGGAACAGCTCATTGTATATGATGGTACTGCTTGGGCGACCGCCTTTATCAGAATCTCCTTTCCTGCACTCGAAAGTAATTTTTCCTTTCACCCCGCTAGTTTAATGACCTTTGCCCCAAACATCGTCTTAATCGTCTCTCTTACCCCGTTGGCTGTATTGTGACTGAAGAACAAAGAAGTCTTATTCCTGTTTAATTGTTGGCCCGAGGATGCTTCATACACTTGCAATATCTGCTGTATCTCCTCGCATTCCTTTACTGTGACCCTCCCAAATATCAGGCTATCATAATCAAAAAATAAGTGTGAGATTCTAGGCCCTCTTGCTGATGCTGCTACACTTCTTAACTCCTTTCTTTGGACAGCCTTGTGTAGTAGTGCAGATAAACCTTCAGCACAGATAAGGAATAGGTAAGGTGATAGTGAGTCCCTCTGACGCAAACCTCTTGTTGGGATAATTTGACCACAAGGCTTCCCATTGATGTGTATCGTATAAGTAACAGATGAAACACACCTCATGACTAAACGTGTCCAATTCTCATGGAATCCCAACTTGGCCATTATTTGTTGTAGATAGCTCCATTCCACCCGATCAtaagccttactcatatctAGCTTCAAGACCATCTCCCGATATTTACCCTTCTTCTTCCTGTTGATGTGGTGCATTATCTCATGGGCCACTAACACGTTATCAGTGATGAGGCTTTTCGATACGAAAGCACTTTGATTCTTACACTATATCCTGCAGAACCATCTTCATCCTGTTCGCCACTGCTTTAGATGCAAGCTTGTAGGCCACATTGCACAAACTAATTGGTCGGTAGTTCGTCACTTTCTCAGGATTTTTGGTTTTAGGAATAAGAACAATGTGGGTTTAATGAAACTGGGGGGGAGCTACACCATGgttaagaaaattcaaaacagTTTGTATAAGAATGGATTTGACAGTAGGCCAAAAATGCTTGTAAAATAAAGGGGGCATACCATCGGGTCCTAGAGCCTTCATAGGGTGCATTTGCTTCAAAGCTTGCTCTACCTCATAAGCTTGGAATTCTTGTAAAAGTCTGGAGTTCATCTTGTCAGTTACTTTGGAATGAATGGCATCAATAAGTTCTGCACTGACAGTCGGTTGAGAGGATGTAAAGAGTTGCTCAAAATACTCCACAAAATTCCTATCGATCACCTCTTCATCCTCTTGCCAAGTGTCATTAGAATCCCTAATTCGGTGAATGGTATTTCGTTGGTGTCTATTGGAAGCCTTGgcatgaaagaaagaagtaTTATGATCACCTAGCCTCAACTAGAAATTCCTCGATCTTTGATGACACATATCTTCTTCAACCACCATTAGTTTGTTCAACTCCATCTTCATAGCATGAATCTCCTCCATCCATGCAAGACCATTCCGTCTCCCTTCCAGCCCTTGAAGTTTTTTCTGTAGTGCTGCAATCTTCTTGCCTACGTGACTAAACGTAGTATTGTTCCAGGCAGAGAGTGACCTCCTACATTCCTCCAAACACTGTGTGAACTGGTTTTGAGTATCCATACTCCTTCCTCTCTCCCATGCTTCATTAACCACATCCTTGCATTGTTCGTCTCGTAGCCACATAGATTCAAacctaaacaatttttttcttctaggcGCTCTCTATCCATTCTGGGGTGTTTTGAGGACCAACATACTATGATCTGACCTTGAGGTAGCCACGTGATATAGCTTGACCCTTGGGAACAACCTCAACCAATCTGAAGATACCAAAGCCCTGTCCAGATGTTCCCTGACCTAGCCGCGTTCCCCCAGTTTCCTACTCCAAGTATAATCCGCTCCAATGTAACCCAGGTCTTAGAGCTTGCAGCAGTTTATCGTTGCCCTGAAGTTGTTCATCTGCCATTTTGGTCGTAATTTACCACCCACCTTCTCCCCTAAGTGTAGTAATTCGTTAAAGTCCCCCATGCAAATCCACGGGATAGAGTATCTTTTTTCTAGCTCCTCCAACAGTTGCCACGATTCCTCCCTTCTACTCATTTCTGGGTGACCATAGAAACCAGTAAACCTCCACTTCCTGTTACCATTATCGTTAGTAACTATAGCGTCAATATGGTGACGAGAAAAATTTTGACCATCCACCTTCGTTGAATTTCTCCATAGAAGTGTCAGACCCCCTCCCCTCCTTACACTAGGCACTACTAGACCTTGTTGCCGATCCATTTTGCTCTTTATTCCTTCCATTTCTGATACTATTAGCTTGGTCTCAATCACAAAGACCAAAATGGAATCTTCCTCCAAAATCACTTTCTGGAGGGTTTTAATTGTGCaggggttcccaagcccctaaCAGTTCCAGCATACAGCACTCGTTGCTCCTGGTGGTGCTGTCCCGCAACCACCGCCGATCCTAGTTGTTGTGCCATGAGTTTACTAAGTACCAAAACTTCCTTGTCTATCTTCTATTTCTTCCCCACGTCCTCTTCTAGAACTATTTCTTTCAATGGTGagtgtatttttcttttcagcCCTCCCTCATTGTCCTCTGTCACTTCCACCATATCATGAACTACCTCCTCCCCATGCTCATGTTCACGTACATCTTGCATGGAGTTTTCCTTACCCGCCACTTTTCGtccttgttttttctttctttgagtAGTGCCCGTCACCTCTCTTGCTCTAGTCCCACCTGATAGCTTTTTGGGATATGATCATATAGAAAATAGGTTGTGAGCTGGACTTAAGTCTTGGCCCACGTTATTATTATGAGAATAGGGTGGCTCTAAGGCCAAACCAATTTTCCTTAAGCCCAGTACATGTGTAAGCCCACCATTAAGGCCCATCATCGTTTCATGCTCTGTACctttcctatttgaattaatataatCCACCTTCTTCGTCGTATTATTTGCAAGATCTGAGATTGCCTCTGTTAATGGAGTAACTGCTAGATTCGGAGTAACAGCTGTGATAGCGGCATCAATCTCTCTTAATTGCTTATCGAAATTCGCGATAGTTAGATTACGCAAAATTTTCACTGCCCCAAGTGGATGCAGCTGTTCTGAATTTTTGATTTTAGGCCTGGTGGGTTCCACGTCAGCAGTCACGTGATCCTGTTGTTGGGCAACCGTCCTCTTCTCCGATCCACAGCTCATCGAACCCAACTCCTCATCATCTTCACCCATCCGTTTTGGTTCAGCGATACTTTTATTTGACGCAGTGACCAATTGCAGCCTTTGGAGGCGATCTTGAGTCACACACATCCACGGGCCATATTACTTCTCCTGTCGCAGAGTTTCTTTGCTGCGTAACCACTATAGGCAATCACGCTTGTCATGGTCCATCATCCCACACCAATAGAAAAATATTGGTAATCTCTCATATTTGAAATCGACCCACGTCGCTGTTGATTCCCCAATGCGAACTCGTCATCCTCGGCATAACGGCTGTTTTAAATCCACCGCCACCTGTATTCTAAGGTATCTTCCCAGGAAAAATCCTTTCTCATCCATGTCGACCTTCTCTACATCCCCTAGTATTCCCCTTATTCGTAAGCTAGCTTCCTTTGTTTGGTACATAGTGGGAAGCCCATGAATCTGTACCCAAAATAATGCTCTGTTAAAAGCCAACTTGTTTATTGTTTCCCCCACCCCTAGTTTAGGGAGAACCACCAAGTATTTGTCGAACGACTAGGGGTTGAGCAAGAGGACTCTATCAAGATCTTTTGCATCCTCGAAACGGAATAGCACCTTGTTACCGCCCATGTCGCTGACCTTTAAGTTCTTCTCGGTTCGCCATGCAGCCTTCAGCACCTTTGACATTGACTCTAGACTCACCCTTCTTTTTGTGCAAAATTTTCCAGCCAACACATGCCCTGCTTTCGTCATTGGTGGTGTCAGGTCCACCTCGCTTTCCTCTTTATCAGAATAACCGTAGCCCAGCACACTTGTTTGCAATGTCATCCATGGTACTCGTGTTATGAGTAGCCCAGAGAAACTATTTTCTACTGTCCAAGATGGAGAGATATGTTTGCCTTGCAGCAAGCCCCACTTTTCACCTCTAGGGTATTGTAGATGACCCAGAGGGAAAACTGTTGTTAGCTATTTCACAGATTAAGGAAAGTATCTACATTTTTAAACTCATCATTCATTGGCTCTGGAGAAGAGTCTTCAAATACAATAACACGAGGAAAAAATTCTATAGTAACAGTTACATCATAACCTTCAATAGTAAAtgagtaaattaatattatgggctccattataacaaataatgaggaaaacttagtgtgagatgaagggagagagagagagattccagcTAGCGCAGCAAGATCATTATGGTGCCAAGGTATGCTCATGGATATAGTATAAGTAGTGAGTAATGAGGGACATTTCAGGTAGTATGagtagtgagagagagtgttTAGTAAAGTTGCTGGGACTTTTTGCTGGGGACAGGTAAAAGTTTATAAGTAGAGATGTGAGGAGTATTTGTGAGCTATTGGCTGAAGAGCTTAGTTTCTGGGTTTGAAACTAAGAACTCAGAGACTCATAACCTCACTAAGAGTTTTTAGAGAATGAAGGAGAAGATAATAGAGAAGTTTTCAGAGAGTTCTTCTGGATTGGTGTCCTTAGTGTGTGTTGGAGTGTTGATGGGGAGCTTTTATTTATAGTTGAGTTTTAGGGCGTGATTAGCAAATAATCTCTATTAAATTAGCCTCAAGCTTCAGAAAATCCTTAGAGAATCATTCCTAGGATTTGGACCAAGAGTGGTAAGCTCAGCTTTTAGAATGTTCTTGCTGTTTTGGATAATAACAGCTGGGGTTCTGATTTGGTATTAAACACAGATTTATCCTCAACTAATGGGATTAAGGTATATGTTAGGCTAATGATCTTGGTTTTGCTACTACTAGAATCAGAGCTCCCTAGGGCAGATTGCATCACCCTAAGCTAGGTGTCAATCTTGGAGCCCTTTGCTTGGAACTCTGTTGGGGATCCCTTtggtgccctccaaaccacattttCCTAAGTTTTCCCATTTAGGTTCATGTGCTTAGTCCATGAACCAGAAAGTACATGTTTTTGGCAAGATAATTTGCTATTTTCAAGTTGTTGCAGGAGCTTTCATGGTTTGGTTATGGCTACCCTTAGCCCTTGATTGAATGGGTTGGAGAAGAGAAGGGAGATAGCTAGCTGAAGCTTCCCAGCTTTATGTCATGTCACCTCAGCTTTGTGTCACATGAGAAATTATGGAAATTAGCTTGGCAAGGAAAAGTTTAACCCCTGCTGGACACGTGTCCTCTTTTGATCTGATTGGGCAAGTTG
The sequence above is drawn from the Castanea sativa cultivar Marrone di Chiusa Pesio chromosome 5, ASM4071231v1 genome and encodes:
- the LOC142635225 gene encoding uncharacterized protein LOC142635225 is translated as MAFQKQYFDLVLVSGSLLIMFAYNLFHLYMYHNHPKTTELGFENQKKKSTTTTSDVSVAISVTGSNIAAATQLAIISLTLCTLIGAWTAYSSKNLFQFQTDFIYGDTSQFTISIKCISLLTCFLLAFSCFVQSVKHLTFSSYLMSNPFKDHDNVEDVVKEVKRAGEFWLLGLRALYFALNFLVWFFGPIPMLVSTVLMMMILFCHDTRDPRKLIITKISKRLPEATSSIPP